From Neodiprion pinetum isolate iyNeoPine1 chromosome 7, iyNeoPine1.2, whole genome shotgun sequence, a single genomic window includes:
- the Ak6 gene encoding adenylate kinase isoenzyme 6, which yields MNGSNRPGPNILITGTPGVGKSTMCRLLAERSGLTWLEVSKLAIENKCLEEYDEVYRCPVLDEDKLLDGMEPAMQEGGKIVDYHGAEFFPERWFDIVFVLRADNTILYDRLVARGYTGKKLEDNIDCEIFQTILEEAKASYRDEIVHELQSNTPEEMEQNVNRICQWLEQWKIDNK from the exons ATGAACGGTTCAAATCGCCCAGGTCCGAATATATTGATCACAG GAACGCCGGGTGTCGGGAAAAGCACAATGTGTCGTCTGCTCGCGGAAAGATCAGGCTTAACGTGGCTAGAAGTGAGCAAGTTAGCTATTGAAAACAAATGCCTGGAGGAGTACGACGAGGTTTATCGATGCCCTGTTTTAGACGAGGATAAG CTCTTGGATGGCATGGAACCGGCGATGCAGGAGGGTGGAAAAATCGTGGATTACCACGGTGCAGAATTCTTCCCAGAACGTTGGTTCGATATTGTATTCGTGCTGCGAGCAGACAACACTATATTATACGACAGATTGGTGGCGAGGGGTTACACTGGTAAGAAACTCGAAGACAACATTGATTGCGAGATATTTCAGACGATATTGGAGGAAGCCAAGGCCTCATATAGGGATGAAATAGTTCACGAATTGCAGAGCAACACACCTGAAGAAATGGAGCAAAATGTCAACAGGATATGCCAGTGGCTTGAGCAGTGGAAAATtgacaataaataa
- the Hsc20 gene encoding iron-sulfur cluster co-chaperone protein HscB, translating into MTSRSLTNGMRLRSICRCLATRGYVGVCNRPDLCTNDKSGRTNFAIASISDASRCCRNYSSDLPSKCWNCDFQYKSDLFCSKCRALQEPPENLNYFQIIGVKRDYDLKSDEIHKKYRELQHYLHPDRFSNSTEKEKELSENLSSLVNKAYSTLSHPLSRGLYMLALEKLEIPEGTTTLDPEFLMTVMEKNEEIEAATDNAEKVMKLIMENREILADYTRQVSIAFREKNIELAKKLLVKMKYYASMEARLKNLKENLGIVE; encoded by the exons ATGACTAGCCGTTCTTTAACGAACGGCATGAGGCTGCGATCCATTTGCCGTTGCCTTGCGACAAGAGGTTATGTCGGCGTATGTAATCGCCCGGATTTATGTACGAACGACAAATCGGGGCGTACAAATTTCGCAATTGCTAGTATTAGCGATGCGTCTCGTTGCTGCAGGAATTATTCGAGCGACTTACCCTCTAAATGTTGGAACTGCGACTTCCAGTACAAGTCAGATTTATTTTGCTCCAAGTGCAGGGCGCTACAGGAGCCGCCCGAGaatctgaattattttcaaataatcggCGTCAAACGGGATTACGACCTGAAGAGTGACGAAATCCATAAAAAGTACAGAGAATTACAACACTATTTGCATCCTGACAGGTTTAGCAATAGCACAGAG AAAGAGAAGGAATTATCGGAGAACCTATCGTCGCTTGTCAACAAGGCCTATAGTACGCTCTCACACCCTCTGAGCAGGGGTCTGTATATGTTGGCATTGGAGAAGTTGGAAATACCTGAGGGGACGACTACTTTAGATCCTGAATTTTTGATGACGGTGATGGAAAAAAACGAGGAGATCGAAGCGGCCACTGACAATGCTGAGAAAGTGATGAAATTGATCATGGAAAATAGGGAAATATTAGCGGATTACACCAG ACAAGTGTCAATCGCTTTTCGAGAGAAAAACATTGAGCTGGCTAAAAAACTTCTTGTCAAAATGAAGTACTATGCCAGTATGGAAGcaagattgaaaaatctgaaagaaaatCTAGGCATTGTTGAGTAG
- the ERp60 gene encoding protein disulfide-isomerase A3 codes for MLFRSLILLSLALGAFAAEEDVLELTDDDFSHELERHENSLVMFYAPWCGHCKRLKPEYAKAAELLKGNDPPITLAKVDCTEAGKTTCNKYSVSGYPTLKVFSKNEMVGDYNGPREAPGIAKHMKAQVGPASKELTGEDCQKGFLDSDEVGVIGYFEKDDSPLSAAFHTVAKKLREKVRFAHTSANALLEKEGLKNNIVLYRPKILHSKFEPSSVTYEGGDSIADVNDFITKNYFGIVGVRTRDNAADFKNPLVVAYYNVDYVKNVKGTNYWRNRILKVAKDFPSLNFAISSKDDFQHELNDYGISFTKGDKPTVLARDAKNQKFVMTDEFSVENFEAFLKDFEGGVLEPYLKSEPIPEDNSGNVKIAVAKNFDEIVTNNDKDTLIEFYAPWCGHCKKLAPIYDELGDKLANEDVEIVKFDASNNDVPAPYEVKGFPTLFWAPKNSKDDPIKYEGGRDLDDFIKYIAKHATNELQGYDRKGKAKKAPADEL; via the exons ATGCTGTTCAGAAGTTTAATCCTGCTGTCTCTGGCTCTCGGCGCTTTCGCCGCCGAAGAGGACGTCCTCGAATTGACGGACGACGATTTCTCCCACGAGTTGGAACGCCATGAGAATTCACTCGTCATGTTCTACGCGCCTTG GTGCGGACATTGCAAACGCCTCAAGCCCGAATATGCCAAAGCGGCGGAACTTCTCAAAGGTAATGATCCGCCGATCACTTTGGCCAAGGTTGACTGCACAGAGGCGGGTAAAACCACCTGCAACAAATACTCGGTCAGCGGATATCCGACGCTGAAGGTattttccaaaaatgaaaTGGTCGGCGATTACAACGGCCCAAGAGAAGCTCCTGGTATCGCAAAGCACATGAAG GCTCAAGTTGGACCTGCCTCCAAGGAATTGACTGGCGAAGACTGCCAGAAGGGCTTCTTGGATTCTGACGAGGTTGGAGTGATCGGTTACTTTGAGAAGGACGATTCACCCTTGTCAGCCGCCTTCCATACTGTTGCTAAGAAACTGAGGGAGAAGGTCAGGTTCGCGCATACAAGTGCCAACGCACTACTTGAAAAGGAAGGATTGAA aaataacATTGTCCTCTACCGTCCAAAAATTTTGCACAGCAAATTTGAGCCAAGCAGCGTGACCTACGAAGGTGGCGATTCAATTGCCGACGTGAATGACTTTATCACCAAGAACTA CTTTGGCATTGTTGGCGTGAGAACACGAGACAACGCAGCAGACTTCAAGAACCCGTTGGTAGTTGCGTACTACAACGTCGACTATGTGAAGAACGTAAAGGGAACAAACTACTGGCGTAACAGGATACTGAAGGTTGCAAAGGATTTCCCAAGTCTAAACTTTGCGATTTCATCGAAGGACGATTTCCAACACGAGCTCAATGACTATGGAATCAGTTTCACCAAGGGTGACAAGCCGACCGTATTGGCGCGCGATGCAAAGAACCAGAAATTCGTAATGACTGACGAATTCTCCGTCGAAAACTTTGAGGCTTTCTTGAAGGACTTCGAAGGCGGAGTTCTCGAGCCTTATCTAAAGTCCGAGCCAATCCCCGAGGACAATAGCGGAAACGTAAAGATTGCGGTAGCCAAAAACTTCGACGAGATTGTAACCAACAATGACAAGGATACGCTAATTGAGTTCTACGCACCCTGGTGCGGCCACTGCAAGAAACTCGCTCCAATTTACGACGAATTGGGAGACAAGTTGGCCAATGAGGATgttgaaattgtgaaattcgATGCATCAAATAACGATGTGCCCGCGCCATACGAGGTGAAAGGTTTCCCAACGCTCTTCTGGGCACCCAAGAACTCTAAAGACGATCCCATCAAATACGAGGGTGGCAGGGATCTCGATGACTTCATTAAATACATTGCTAAACATGCGACTAACGAGCTCCAAGGATACGACCGGAAAGGAAAGGCCAAGAAGGCTCCGGCTGACGAACTTTAA